The Actinomycetes bacterium genome includes a region encoding these proteins:
- a CDS encoding response regulator transcription factor, with translation MRVLVVEDEPYMAEAIRDGLRLEAIAADLAGDGDTALALLSVNAYDIAVLDRDIPGPSGDEVARSIVASGTGTPILMLTAADRLDDKSSGFGLGADDYLTKPFELPELVLRLRALDRRRGHNRPPVREVAGLRVDPFRREVHRDGRYVALTRKQFAVLEVLVAAEGGVISAEALLERAWDENADPFTNAVRITVSALRKRLGEPWLIVTVPGVGYRIDTGPAAASGTGAERG, from the coding sequence ATGCGGGTGCTGGTCGTCGAGGATGAGCCCTACATGGCAGAGGCGATCCGCGACGGGCTGCGGCTGGAGGCGATCGCGGCCGACCTCGCCGGTGACGGCGACACCGCGCTGGCGCTGTTGAGCGTCAACGCCTACGACATCGCGGTGCTCGACCGGGACATCCCAGGGCCGTCCGGCGACGAGGTCGCCAGGAGCATCGTCGCCTCCGGCACCGGCACGCCGATCCTGATGCTCACCGCTGCCGACCGGCTCGACGACAAGTCGTCCGGGTTCGGGCTCGGAGCCGACGACTACCTCACCAAGCCGTTCGAGCTGCCCGAGCTCGTGCTGCGGCTCAGGGCGCTCGACCGCAGACGCGGGCACAACCGGCCACCGGTGCGGGAGGTGGCGGGCCTGCGTGTGGACCCGTTCCGCCGCGAGGTTCACCGCGACGGTCGCTACGTCGCGCTGACCAGGAAGCAGTTCGCCGTGCTCGAGGTCCTCGTCGCCGCCGAGGGCGGTGTCATCAGCGCCGAGGCGCTGCTGGAGCGGGCGTGGGACGAGAACGCCGATCCGTTCACCAACGCCGTGCGCATCACGGTCTCGGCCCTGCGCAAGCGGCTCGGCGAGCCGTGGCTCATCGTGACGGTGCCAGGTGTCGGCTACCGGATCGATACCGGACCGGCGGCCGCGTCCGGGACCGGAGCCGAGCGTGGATAG
- a CDS encoding M15 family metallopeptidase, whose product MAGIVAVLVARSGPSAASFGDLLRGDPRVAATEDDGVLPDAVTVFDDGYRGVGNLDPNLLRALRGAARDAAGDGVVMYVNSGWRSPDYQDQLLRDAVSRYGSEQEAARWVATADTSPHVSGDGVDIGPAGAMTWLSVHGAGYGLCEVYANEPWHYELRPQAIGHGCPAVYADPTQDPRMQP is encoded by the coding sequence GTGGCCGGCATCGTCGCGGTCCTGGTCGCTCGCTCCGGACCCTCCGCAGCCTCGTTCGGCGATCTGCTTCGCGGCGACCCCCGTGTGGCAGCCACCGAGGATGACGGCGTCCTGCCGGACGCCGTGACGGTCTTCGATGACGGGTATCGCGGTGTGGGCAACCTCGACCCCAACCTGCTCCGAGCCCTGCGCGGAGCGGCCAGGGATGCCGCCGGCGACGGCGTCGTGATGTACGTCAACAGCGGCTGGCGGTCACCCGACTACCAGGACCAGCTGCTTCGTGATGCGGTCTCGAGGTACGGCTCGGAGCAGGAGGCGGCGCGCTGGGTCGCCACCGCGGACACGTCGCCGCACGTGTCAGGTGACGGTGTCGACATCGGGCCCGCCGGTGCCATGACATGGCTGTCCGTGCACGGCGCCGGATACGGACTGTGCGAGGTCTACGCCAACGAACCCTGGCACTACGAGTTGCGTCCGCAGGCGATCGGCCACGGTTGCCCGGCCGTCTACGCCGACCCGACGCAGGACCCTCGGATGCAGCCCTGA